A region from the Panicum hallii strain FIL2 chromosome 1, PHallii_v3.1, whole genome shotgun sequence genome encodes:
- the LOC112876726 gene encoding beta-1,3-galactosyltransferase pvg3-like, protein MPSSPPRNLLKSTGNNSKLGDHHPVNSLHAAMKRHSGFPRLSASSKALVLLPLVLLAFIFFFVYPKEFELQAMMSACAPPATGAYAASSSRLADPAVVRKPDFRLLIGVLTRADLYERRHLLRMVYGLQLAPGNNLTAHVDVRFVFCRLYKDDQRVLVPLEILAHDDVIILDGCEENLNGGKTYTFLSTVAALYADEPYDYVMKADDDIFFRLPQLVDSLGAMPREDMYYGATIPCDSMDPFREYMAGMGYALSWDLVEWIATSEVARNHSVGTEDMLTGLWLRIGDKGKNRFNAKPAIHDYRNPVPVDQCEHEFMPSTIGVHRLKSNPRWAEALKYFNFTAGLQPSKFYKID, encoded by the coding sequence atgccgtcgtcgccgccgagAAATCTGCTCAAGTCCACGGGCAACAACAGCAAGCTCGGAGACCACCACCCGGTGAACAGTCTCCACGCTGCCATGAAGAGGCACAGCGGCTTCCCCCGGCTGTCGGCCTCCAGCAAGGCGTTGGTCCTGCTGCCCCTCGTGCTGCTGGCCTTCATCTTCTTTTTCGTGTACCCCAAGGAGTTCGAGCTGCAGGCGATGATGAGCGCGTGCGCCCCGCCGGCGACGGGGGCGTACgcggcctcctcctcgcgcCTCGCGGATCCGGCCGTGGTCCGGAAGCCCGATTTCCGGCTGCTCATCGGCGTGCTCACCCGCGCGGACCTGTACGAGCGCCGGCACCTGCTGCGCATGGTGTACGGGCTGCAGCTCGCGCCGGGCAACAACCTGACGGCGCACGTGGACGTGCGCTTCGTCTTCTGCCGGCTGTACAAGGACGACCAGCGCGTGCTGGTGCCGCTGGAGATCCTCGCCCACGACGACGTGATCATACTCGACGGGTGCGAGGAGAACCTCAACGGCGGCAAGACGTACACGTTCCTGTCGACGGTGGCGGCGCTCTACGCCGACGAGCCGTACGACTACGTGATGAAGGCCGACGACGACATCTTCTTCCGGCTGCCGCAGCTGGTGGACTCGCTGGGCGCCATGCCCCGGGAGGACATGTACTACGGCGCCACCATCCCGTGCGACAGCATGGACCCGTTCCGGGAGTACATGGCCGGCATGGGGTACGCGCTCTCCTGGGACCTGGTGGAGTGGATCGCCACCTCCGAGGTGGCGCGCAACCACAGCGTGGGCACGGAGGACATGCTCACCGGGCTCTGGCTGCGGATCGGGGACAAGGGGAAGAACCGGTTCAACGCCAAGCCGGCCATCCACGACTACCGCAACCCGGTGCCGGTGGACCAGTGCGAGCACGAGTTCATGCCCAGCACCATCGGCGTGCACCGCCTCAAGAGCAACCCGCGGTGGGCGGAGGCGCTCAAGTACTTCAACTTCACCGCGGGGCTCCAGCCCTCCAAGTTCTACAAGATTGACTAG
- the LOC112876075 gene encoding beta-1,3-galactosyltransferase 6-like has translation MASRPISLVLITVILLAAIYLVVFPDDFKLTEVFAGSSPPSCDNGSAASTTTSSAVQLGAADADAVDLRVLIGIVTVPGAYERRALLRLAYSLQPRPVRAVVDVRFVLCTVDKEEDRILVALEVIAHGDILVLNCTENMNDGKTYAYFSAVPRLFADRPYDYVGKTDDDTYYRVASLADSLRGKARRDAYHGYLTPCHWRPEKQYMSGMGYIVSWDVAAWIAETPELRDDHDDWEDVNFGGWLRKGGRYKNVYNEEPRMYDYWDREMDADVNCFRHEHRADTVAVHKLKDRLKWARTLHFFNATQGLRPSKMYHLDLENNIYRV, from the coding sequence ATGGCATCTCGTCCCATCTCTCTCGTGCTCATCACTGTCATCCTTCTCGCGGCCATCTACCTCGTCGTCTTCCCCGACGACTTCAAGCTCACGGAGGTGTTTGCTGGGTCGTCGCCGCCATCGTGCGACAATGGCTCCGCGGCGTCGACGACAACGTCGTCGGCGGTCCAGCTgggcgccgccgacgccgacgcggtGGACCTGCGCGTGCTCATCGGCATCGTGACCGTCCCGGGCGCGTACGAGCGTCGCGCGCTCCTGCGGCTGGCCTACTCCCTGCAGCCGCGGCCCGTCCGCGCGGTGGTGGACGTGCGCTTCGTACTCTGCACCGTCGACAAGGAGGAGGACCGCATCCTGGTGGCGCTGGAGGTCATCGCGCACGGCGACATCCTGGTGCTCAACTGCACGGAGAACATGAACGACGGCAAGACCTACGCCTACTTCTCCGCCGTGCCGCGGCTGTTCGCGGACCGGCCCTACGACTACGTGGGCAAGACCGACGACGACACCTACTACCGGGTGGCGTCGCTGGCAGACTCGCTGCGGGGCaaggcgcggcgcgacgcgtaCCACGGGTATCTGACGCCCTGCCACTGGCGGCCGGAGAAGCAGTACATGTCCGGGATGGGGTACATCGTGTCGTGGGACGTGGCGGCGTGGATCGCGGAGACGCCGGAGCTCCGGGACGACCACGACGACTGGGAGGACGTCAACTTCGGCGGGTGGCTGCGCAAGGGGGGCAGGTACAAGAACGTGTACAACGAGGAGCCGAGGATGTACGACTACTGGGACAGGGAGATGGACGCCGATGTGAACTGCTTCCGGCACGAGCACAGGGCGGACACGGTGGCCGTGCACAAGCTCAAGGACCGCCTCAAGTGGGCGCGCACGCTCCACTTCTTCAACGCCACCCAGGGCCTCAGGCCTTCCAAGATGTACCATCTAGACTTGGAGAACAACATCTACCGGGTGTAG
- the LOC112894075 gene encoding 60S ribosomal protein L35a-1-like, which yields MVKGRTGQRVRLYVRGTILGYKRSKSNQYETTSLVQIEGVNTKEDVAWYCGKRMAYIYKAKTKSSDTHYRCIWGKVTRPHGNSGVVRAKFKSNLPPESMGRKVRVFMYPSSI from the exons ATGGTGAAGGGGCGCACTGGGCAGCGCGTGAGGCTCTACGTCCGGGGCACCATCCTCGGATACAAGAG GTCCAAGTCGAACCAGTACGAGACCACGTCGCTGGTGCAGATCGAGGGGGTTAACACCAAGGAGGACGTCGCGTGGTACTGCGGCAAGCGGATGGCGTACATCTACAAGGCCAAGACCAAGAGCAGCGACACCCACTACCGCTGCATCTGGGGCAAGGTCACCCGCCCGCACGGCAACTCTGGCGTCGTCCGCGCCAAGTTCAAGTCCAACCTGCCGCCGGAGTCCATG GGGCGCAAGGTCAGGGTCTTCATGTATCCCAGCAGCATCTAA